ATATTCAAACAACTGCACAGAAAAGGATGGGAGGCTTATCTGCGCGTAGATAGTCTCTTCCTGGTTCTTATATATTTGCTGGAAGCAATAAATGCGAACCTTGCATCAGCTACCAAGCTTCCCAACCAATACTTACTAAAAAAATAGTAcgaatattatattaatttagaaATGTAGATTATCTCTCACCTgaatcatgtttgcatgtcacaTTTAGCTCCtttatcttcattttcttgaaatAGTTACAGTATAAATCACCTTTCGGATTTCTTTTATGAATTATcgcgaaatttttttatttttattttttggaatAATTCGTTTGATCGGTCAACCTGCTCTCTTGCAAATTATCTGTAAAACGAAGTTTAATTAATCCCTACCCTGAATGGCATTAAACTTCAGGTCAACTATTATCATTCATACTGTTTTGAAAAAGATATTATTGGACctgaatcattttttttaataaaaaatcatttgCTCATGCATGCGAACATTTTTGCATAATCTCTTGttgattcaaattttataataattaaatttacaaaataaatatattgtctttattttttaaaattttttgccACCTTCTTACAAGCTatgaaaaacaaatatttaatatcACACTTCATCTTAAACCAGTCCATTTTCAAATTTCTGGTTTGAATCTACACTAGCATTCATTGGCATGCAGTATTATTCAATTAGCCACCCTAGTGAAAAGGGTGAGGGGCAATATTCAATTATGggaattattataatttattatatagcCAACAAAGTTGGCTAATCTGCCAGCGACACAAGTCTGACGTACAATGGAAGCAAAAAAATATAAGAGtagggttttaaaaaaaattcatgatttgtgagacgagtcaactctatctttatttataataaaaattaatatatttgatataataaaagataatattttttaatgagtgatcaaaataaaagatttgtctcacaaaattgattcatgaaattgtctcacaaaaatttatgtgaaaatataataatgtgataGTAAATGAACATGGGGACTTAGTTGTGTGAAAGCTGATTGATGTTGTTAGGAGTTGATATTTTactgaatttattattttaatttataacttGTATAATGGCCTCATATGATGGTTGacttaaaaaaaatcagaaaatcttagttattttatttatttttgtcttTTGTGTTCAGACAAATTATATCTTGTATAAAAAAGACTGAGCCTCCCATTCCATTACTTTCAAGGATTGATTATTGATATTGGTACAATGTCCAACCTGAGATACAAGTTAATTAATATCTATTAGATCTCAAGAAACTCCTGAGCACATTTAATTTTtacacaaaaaataataaaaattattagaagatcTCACCAGTCAATTTTATGAaatgaatatcttatttgatatattcatgaaaaattattaatttttatgtcaaaaatattacttattattgtaaatatgaacatATTTGATTCATCTcataaataaatacatatatgTTAGATAGTTTCACAAAAAAcctattaataattttattgttgggacaaatattaaatataaggGTCTCCACCTACCCCATAAACATccatgacaaaaatttgtgtgagacggtctcacgggtcgtattttgtaagacagatctcttatttgagtcatccatgaaaaattattattttttatgctaagagtattactttttattgtgaatattggtaaggttgactcgtctcacaaataaagattcgtaagaccatCTCACTAGCATAAATTGTTGCCCGATGAGTATCTATATCCTACATATTCtttttctaaataaatcaaTGGGATTCATGGAGTGGTTTTATATCGTGTGTGTAAGTATTGGTACGTTATAGAGTTTAAGATCTTTACAGAGATTATTTTGGTATGACCTATGATAAATCACTTTAAATGTTTaatcatcatttaaatataaaaaaaattatatttaaaataatactcgaaaaataaacatatattaaaCGTAAGCAAATCATTAACATATATTAGGTAAACGCAAATAGTATAAGTCACtagtatatataattaattcgGAGCTGCCCTACTCATTGAATCCAATTTAATTATCTAccgatttattttttatatatgcgTGCGTAAGTgtgtatatataattaattcgGATACATCTAATCTTGTCTTCCCGTTTATCACATTATTACAAGAAGAAAAGATTCGATAGAAGATCTTCATTAAAATTTAGTTATTCATCTTTTGTTTGACATTTTGTCATATGATCTCCTAAAATTGTAATGTTTATCCAACACTTGAGAAAAGATAGTTAAATAATACACACAAGCATATATAGatacacatacatacatacaataCGACACAATACTTGCTAATTcacatatacacacacaaaCGCACAACCAACCCCAACGGCCCCAAAGTAAAATACGGAAGCAACTCGAGCAGAGGATGCATTTGAAGAACTCACCATTCACTCATTCAGGGAATGGTGGCAGGGACGAAGTGCAACCACACTAGCAGGAAAtgcaagaaaaaatattaattaaagccATATACATAGGTGTGTGTGCCTCAACATCCATTAGAACACACATCGATGGAAAGAGCATATTTTTTACATCACCAGGACATTTTTGTGGCCCCGGTTGGCTATTGTTTAAAACTTGGAACATGTCAAATTTCTGTAAAAGATTGTAACCGTCAACCTGTTCACTGTTTCTAAACATAATGTTGCTTAAAGAAGAATCGTTTACGTCTAAAAGACTATCAACGACAAGCCACAACCCCTGTTCACCGTCCTTTAAGACTATCATGTAAAGGAATGTACCTGCGGATGATCAAGTTCCAGTTTTTTCAGTGCCAGCCATCCGAGCTGCACTTCTGGAAAGCAGTACATCTTTCATTTCTCTGTAAACTTTAAGTTCTTCGAGTGCATCAGATGTCTTCCGAGGCTTAAAAAAATCAGAAACAGTTCCAACTTCTTTCTCTGGTTCGACTTCAGAGGCGTAAGATGTATAATGGCTTGAATCTTGGCGCAGGGGAGGGGCCATTTTAAGCATGTGAACAAGGGCACCAACAGCTGCATCCTGAGATTTCTTGACTGTTGAAGATGACTGGGAAGTAACTTCTGAAACATTGGCACCATCAAGATTTTGACTGTATGATAAAGAAATGATTTCAGCTCCACAAGTAGCCAAGGCATAATGTTAGCAAGAAACCACATACCTCGACCTTAAAGCAAGTAAATGCACAAAATTCCTTTTTCAAACATAATTGCACAGATCTTCAGATAAACACAACTAGCACACCAGTTACATAAAGGTGATAGTATTTAAAGAGACAGCATACATGAACACAGACTAGAACTGTAGAATAGTAAACAACAGACACGAGTGATGCATTTTCTTTTACATCAATAACACTCCAAATTATGCATACTAGAAGGTGGTTTGGATAATAACTTCCCTTTTTTATGGATCAAAGTTTTCTCTTATATACTCACCGGCTCTCTTGTAACTGGTGAACAGAGTTATGACAATGAATCCTGATGAACTCCATTGCAtgaaaatttcaaaagaaaGGACTGGCAGGCAAATGCAGAACTAGAACCCATTTTTGGTTCCATACAACAGaaatgaaaaatgaaatataaaattCAAGTTACAAATAACCAAAAATGATGAATGCCTTCAACATCTAAATCAAATATGCATTTAACATCAACCTTAACAAAATAATCATATGTTGCTTGGTAGAATCTTAGATTACAAAAATGCAGTTGGTGGACCTTTAGTTTATACAAGTACGCAAGTGGAGGCAGAAGAAGTTAAGAAAAGACAAGCCCATGCGTTTTCTCTGCTTTGCATATTCAGCTTAAGGTTCTTGCTATTATGAGCATACGGTCAGATGCAACATGTTCACTGGTTAACCATGAAATATGTTAAACTGCATTTTGATGCATTACAAATAGCAATCCAAATTACCTAGTGTGGAAATCAGTTGAATCCACATCATCCACGATAAAAGGACAGGAAAAATCACAATCGCCAAAGTCATCCTGGAAAGATAATCTGCTGGAGCTTCTTGAGAATCCAAAGCGTGGCGAACTATTTGAGGACTGCAAACTTGAAAACCTTCCAGAATCCTCTTTCGCATCTCTTGATATCTAAGGAACACAAGCAAAAGTAAATCAGTAAGACTAACTCGCCCAAAACAATGAAAACTAGTAACCACGAGCTGAAATTCATTGAAAGATGCACCTTTTGACCAAGGTTTATCGGCGCGCAACACAATTCTCCAGCTCTGAGTGAATCTTGTTTCTTTATTGACCTAATTCCAGATGGAGACCCATGGGGTGAAGGATCACATTTTGTGTTTCTAGGAGATAGAGGCGGGAGAGAATGCCTGCTTGAATCAGATAAATTTGGAGAAAGGTATCTTGGACTTCTGCCCATCATTGGATGTGGAATACTCACAGGAGCTGTTTCTGAACGCATACGACTATGCATGGGATTTCCTGCAGAAAAATATGCAGGGGGAGATGGGGAAGGAGATGATGAGAAAGGAGGAGAAAGTAAGTCATCAGATGTAGATTTGTGATAAGTAGGGATTCTCTGTGTTTGCGTTCTATTGCTTTGTATGTCAGTAAGAGAAGTTGAATATTCATATGGGGAGCGATATAATGGTGGAGATCCACCGAATGCTTGGAACTGTTGAGAATAACCATCCCTGTGGAGACCACTTGCCCAGCTGTGCGGTCGTTGAAATGGTGATGCAGAAGTTGATTCTCTCGCTCTTATTGGGAAAGATGTGGCACGAGCACTCTTCGGAGACGATGTAGAAGGAAATGCCCTCATAGGGGGAGTAAGGGGGCTACCTACGTAGTCAGTAATTATTTCTGGGGGACACGATATGACGGAATCCAGATTGAAATCAGATAAATCTTCACGATATATCACAGATACGGAAAGGCGGCCTTGTTGGGCATCAACCGGAGTAAAATTATATTTCTTCATCGATTGCTCCTCTTCTCTTGAAAAAGGGGAACAAAACGAGTAGACTTTATAATTGATATCAAAATGGCTATTCCGATTCACAGAACATAGTTTTCGGAATGCCTTATATGCAGGAAGGATCCTCAACATAGAATAAACTGCGCGCAACAGTACAATCGATTTCTTGTATGTTTTCTTGTAAGAAGCATCAACAATTTGAGGAGACGTTGACCTAAGAGACTCATATTGAACAATCCACCTCTCTACAACTGTCTCCATTGACATCTCCGGAGCCAAAGTTGTGAGGGAATCATGATCTGATAAAGAGTTTTGTGTTTCTGTAACAAGTATAACATCAATTATCATAGGTTCCATCAAGCTCCTATTCCAAAAACTCAAACTTTCCATAGCAGCTGGACGATCTCCTAATGCTAAGTTGAACCATCTGTCGCTCTTTCTGACTTCTGTACTCCGACTAGGGGGCCTACTGGCAGGAACCCTTGAATCCAATACAACATgcaaacttttcaaaagaaactGATTAAGTATTTGTTCAAACCTTCCATGTTCCCCACGAGGATAACTCTGCAAATCCATTTGTCTATATAAACCAGATCTTAGATCCTGGTTTCCATcgttatatatatgatttcaCTATGCATCCAATCTTTCCCAAGATTAATAATCCTATCGATTCCTAACCATTAATGTAAAATATTCCTGGGTTTTCAACGAAGTTTTCTTTTTCCTCTTTTCCCCACAATTTTTCAAACACAAGACGGAAAAATCTGACAACCATGAGCTCCCTCATACAAGCTGTTACGCGTATATACACATGCCTGAGAAATAAAATAGATCCCCAAAATTTAATAGAGGGAAATGCAGAATAAAGGAGCCGGTAGTAGCCCAATCATTAAAGATCAGCTACAGTGGTATAAAATAGACAACATGAAAATTTCGAATTCATGCAACAGAAATCACAGCAAACGGTGCAACACGCCAGATTCAAGAttgaagatttaaaaatatgcaAGCCAAAATAACCGAATCAGAGGAAAGAAAAGGTAAATACATGAACAAAAACATCACCGGAGTTCAAGAATACTGCATATACttgggaagaaaaaaaaatcaagcccATGAAAATTTACCCCCGTAATTTCGTGTCCAACCTATAAATAAATCGAACGAGTAAAATTGAAAAAGCAACCAAAATAGTACAAAAATAACcataaattcaaattatttaaattaaaaaagaaCACCAACTTGAAAGAGAATTCGAGAACAGTTTCTGCAAGAAATGGATGCGAGAGAGATTACAAAAGAGAAATATAAAGGAAAGGGATATTAAGAAAGATCGAAGCAAAGAGACTGCGTAGAGTGCACAGACTTAAGGGAAGACAAAGCAATTAATTATGTGGTCTATgatttaattaacattaattaaATCAAGATTCATTACAGAGAGTGAGGCGAAATTGGTCACCACCAGTGatgataatatattaatttccCAAATTTGgaatttgaaattataatataaatctATGTTGTTTTTAGTATTTGTAATTAcaattttaatgttgatttaattacgataaaaacttgtgtgagacgatctcacgggttgtattttgtgataaggatctcttatttgagtcatacattaaaaaatattattttttatactaagaatattattttttatcgtgaatatcgatagagttgacccatatcacaaataaagattcgtgatatcaTCTCACAACCTTACTCTTTAATTACTTGGTTTGATTTTGAAGTAACCGATCAGAAATTGAGcctcaaatttcaagaaaattctttaataacaaagttgataaatttttaGTACGTGATTATGGTATACAAATATTTTCTAGACACAAATGTATGATTTGTTTTAAAGAagcaattaaaaattattaatcataTGCCTACCATTTTTTATTTGGAAATTAATTTTTAGTCACAAATTCAGAATATAGGAAGTTCTCTGGCGGCCACAACAAATTGACAGGTAACGAATACAAGCATTTCTCTATTTTCTAAGAAAAATGAGTAATATATGCATTTAAATCTTTATATCTTGTTCTCAATTTTATAGCAGATTacatatcatatttttttaattttgtaaaAATGAGTAATGCCATAAATATAATGTTCTCGGTATCACCATACTAATGTTTATACAAAACACAAAGACAAGTTAGTATACAAGATATGAAGCgatgattgaaaaaaaaattaaaaaattgggTTCAAATGTAAAATCCCAGTACGTATCTATTTTCTCACTTCTTGCCTTTGCGTTGTTTTGGGACTAGAGGTTTCTTTTTCACTTTTTTATTTGGTTTTCCTGCTGCAGATTTTCCAATCTTCCGTGTCACGCCCTAAATACAGACTTCTATCAGTAAGAGAGGTTCACATTTATTAAATATGCATAGAGGAGGTGAACATACTGATGTTTTCTTAGCTCTTTTGGTTTTTCCAACTGGCTGATCCTCTGCAGCGTCGATTTCATCAGTTTGAGCGATAGCTTTGGGCAGATTGTCTACCTCATCTTCTGAATCAAACGAGAATCCATCCAGTGTCCCTAAACGTGTAAAATACATCGAATCAGAATTTAAAGATAAAAGCTAATTAAAAATGCCATGGTACGTGTCCATGCTAAACAATCCAACTCAATGACCCCTGACCTTCAACCATGGTTTCAGCCTCATAAACATTAGATTGTGGTTTCAGCTGGATAAAGTCATTCATAATGGCCTCTATCTGATCATAAATTGCAGGAATATTAGTTCACACATAGGGACTTATTTCATGTGATCTACGTTTCATTCCATTAAATAATGATATTTTCTTTTATGATACTGGTGGAGGTTACAGTCGTGGGAAAGCGTTATTGACAAACCTTTGCTTCTGACTGACTAAAGCTCACCTGCAATGGACAAGTTACGTAACAAATCAGGGAGAGAAAAAAGAAGTGGTGGGGAAGGACAAAAGAACTCAGGATTGATAGAAATACCACACAGAACGTCCTCGATGGAACTATGTTTGTCTTGTATATAGTTCCTGAAATATCGTTGTAACAAAAACATCAAACAAAAGTACCAGCTGGATAGCTACACTGACCAGAATATATGTTGCGTTAAATCTAATCTAATATGCTGGAAAACAGTTACCGTatcagtattttatttcagcGACGACTGATAAAATAACTAAAGCCAACACAGATGAGGTTTCTACCGAATGCCCAGCGAGATTAGAATTTggtaaatacaagatcaagttcatGCCAATTCAAACTGTGAATCAAAGGTGCAGTAGAGAAATATTGCAGAACAATGAGAAGATAGTTCATGCCTTTCAAATCCAAGAACATTTCATGATTATTGGAGAGGTCATCTGAAATCACCACCCGTCCAACAGCACCCACATCACCGCTTAAATCTATTGAATCACCTTCACATTCAACAAGTGCCtacaaaataaaacaagtaAATCATGTTCAGTATATTCAACGATATGATATACTATCCTAAAATAAAAGGTAAAAGGTAGTAAGCCTATAACTCCAACTCCTCAACGATGGAAATATCATGTTTCATTCAGCACCTTCACAGGAAGATGAACAAGGAAGAGCACAATGTGTCTGTAAAtccaaaattcaaaataaaatttggtCCCAGCTGCAGCAATTTGATAGAAAAGTAAAAAAAGTGGAGGTTCTTCGTATTGCATACGCAGCCATCAACCTCGTGGGGAAAAAAATTTGAGGTGTAGTCCACAACTATGGGTAGTAAATATTGATGACAATTCTTTGTGATTGGTCGGCTGACCTTTAAGCGTTGAACTTTCTCTGAAAGCAACAATGGCAACCTTGAAGAAGATATCTGCATTGGTAGATAACcagttctttattttatttagaataTTGTAAATGACAGACAGGACATTAAAGCTTACCTGAGGTCCAGGATTTTTGCTAGAGACATCTTCCCTCACAACATTGTTCTTGGCATCATTCTCTGGATAATATAAACAAGGATATAAGAGGAAACCTTTCGGCGGTAAAAGAAAGGAACAATATCGGTCAAGTCTTCAAACATGTAACAACAATTCAGACCTTAAATCAGGATCATTTCAAACCATCTGACTACATACACGTGCAGCAATATTACCTTCAATTTTGTCGCTATATACATTCCTCTCCTTGGAGATTTTTTCCTCCTCTTTTACCATCTTTTTTCTGGGAGATTTCACATTGGAGGCTTGATTTATTGGAGATTCCCCATCTTGCTCAAGGAGATCATAGTCCTTATCTTTTTTACTTTCTTTCTCTAAGCCATCCCTTCTAGCTGGACTGGCATTTGGAGTTGGCTCAGAATCTGAGGACAACGCCCATATGGAATGATTTTTTACCTGttcaagaaaatatttgcatTAAGCATTCCTGAAAACCAACTTTAAGCAACATTCAGTTCCCCAGTCTTCAATACAATACCGTGGAAAACATAACTAATCCACTGTCAGACAGCACAGATAGAAAATCTGCAGCCTACACAAAAATGATCCTAAGATGTGCAAATAAGGACGAGCCTATCGCAGAAATAATTCCAGAGcagaattaattttttttttaaaaagataagGAGCCGAAGAATAATTATAGTAAAcaataaagaaagaaagaaagaaaagagagCTCCTTACGTGAGGCTGTCCATGTTTTTTTGGCGTTCTCTTGGCACCATTCCTAGGTGCCTTTGTTCCTGCATAGTGACAGTTTAAACAACTCACACTTCAATCCATAATGCAATGAAAAACTCATTCTAATCAGGCCTATTCCCTTCGTTATACTGACAAATGTTTGTAGCTATAAATGTGGGTGGACTCACCATCTTGGGAAAGGAAGGGTGAGGAAAGTAAATCAAGAGATTTGGGGAGGGGTAgaatttcaaatttagaaaagctacacatttaatatttttttagtttttgcAGGGGTGCGCCTCCCCCTCCTTCACCCTGCCCGGTCCACCCCTGTTAGTAAAACACCACATAAGAAAAACCTTCTTTCTCATGGTCGTCATTTTTCTTCCTCTTTCTCTCTGGTGTCTGCTTTATATTCTTGGTTTTCTCAGGAGACTTCCCTTTGACAGGCTTACTAACCGTAGACTCTCTTCCATCACCATTATCATCAATATCTGAAATGCGCGAGGCTTGTTTCTTAAACAATTTACTTAGATTGATGCTGTCGGCCTCTTTATCGCTTGAAACGCTGTGCTCCGAAGGTGTTACGGACCCAGATGACAATTCTATAGCAGACTTCGTTGGCGGCTATTCATCAAGACATAAAAAGTCTAACTATTAGCACCCACAACAGGAATTCAAAAATTCACCCCCTATTTTAATAATGTAATCTTTGTCAACTCTTTGGAGTACACAAAAACCAAACAAAACCTAGGCATTACAGAAatcagaataataataaaaccgCCAATTAAACATGATGTGAGTGGTCCAATAACTTCACTTCAACTCATAGATGAAACAGAAAACTGGAGCTGAACCTAAATTAGCGGAAAACTACGAAGAGACATTTCGGCAAAAGAACTAAGAAGCCATAATGATCCTAATCTAAATTCACTTGCCTGTTACACTAAGGTTGCTTGATTATGGAACAGATTAAATATGTACAAGAGAGGAAAATTACCTGGAAAGAGCGCAGCCAGTCCGGCGAATCTTCCCTCGAGTTGCTCATCGGAAGCAAACGGTAACGATTAAAGAAGACCTCCTCCACCTGAGACAAATTAATAATCTTTTTCCgaatttttaaacattattttttaGTTTTACTTTATTATTCTTGCTTTGTTATtgaaataacttcaagaactgAAACTAATAAgtgattataaattttttttataaaaatgttttttacaaaagtattataaaatattttaaatttttttaaaaacaaatatgtGTTTGGACAaatttttacaattaaaaataatttattctgatttcaatcataatctttatttctaaaaaacatcaaaaaatatctcataattattttttaaaaattatatgacaaaaacttgtgtgagacaagtctcacatgtcgtattttgtgagaaaaatctcttatttgggtcatccatgaaaaaatattattttttatgataagagtaatactttttatggtgaatatcggtagggttgacccgtctcacagataaaagattcgtgatatcgtctcacaagagacctactaaaACTATATTTAGATGAcactttttaaagattatttttcaaaaaaaaaaaatttacaaaaattttatcaaacaaatactttaaattttttcactcgaattttgaaataacaaattttataacCAAACAGGGAAGCTCTCACTAGGatgataaaatatattaaagaataatataacattttaattatatacATGTTAATTGTGTTTTATAtgttatcataatttttttcatgcatTGAGTGTGTATGATAAAGAAAAATTATGCATTGTATATGTCTATTTTTTAATTTAGGtacttttattataaaaaaaattaggaattaaatttagaactttgaaaaaaaatataaattttatggttttaataagtttgtttaaaaaattaattaaattttaaaacttatcaATACAGTAaatgtgtaaaaaaaattaatttaaaaaaatagtaaaattaAATAGGAGTATTTGAAGAATGAATTCATTCAAACAGGAGCATTTGAGATACATTAAAAATGATACCATGATCCAAGGTTTTTATCTTTATTATGcccaaattttataatatattatagatTTGAACAATAAATAGTAAGATAAACCAACAATTTTTAAATACCTTCACAAATTACATTTTTTGGATGAAGATGGgtgatttaaataataataaatatttacaaTTGATTTTATGAAGTTGGATggcttaaattaatatttatccAAACTTACATAAATTCGAATTACCaactaaaatcaaatcatttcaaagGTACCTGTCCTGACATGGTCTTGGAGTTGAAACAAAATTTAATCAAATGTACATGTCacaaattttattcattaaattaaatataatctaTTCTATATTTTATTAAAGGGGATGACATGATAGTAACCATCTAAAAAAAACCAACTTTTTTTTCCCAACTTTACCTTTATATGatacacttttattttttattttttaaaaaaaattcaacacacttttatttttttatttcaacaattcaaatatcaatttagtctaTCCATAATTCGTCAAATTTTACTTTAGTACatcaataatgataaaaaaaactgTACACACACATCGCGTGTGCAGAGTAAGTAGTTGAACAATAAAATTaccatgaaaaaaaaaactcaccTCATAAATTAACTGCGTTCAACTAATTTGTTCTATTACATGTTAAGAAAACTACTGTAAAAAACAATCAATTACTACAACTAACTCAACTATAAATTATCATACAACATAAGAATCATTAATACAAGCGCCAGTTTGGAGACAACCGTTGACAGAGAGGAAATGTTAGACTCGTGAAGAACACTGCATTCATTTG
The sequence above is a segment of the Primulina tabacum isolate GXHZ01 chromosome 6, ASM2559414v2, whole genome shotgun sequence genome. Coding sequences within it:
- the LOC142548649 gene encoding autophagy-related protein 13a, encoding MDLQSYPRGEHGRFEQILNQFLLKSLHVVLDSRVPASRPPSRSTEVRKSDRWFNLALGDRPAAMESLSFWNRSLMEPMIIDVILVTETQNSLSDHDSLTTLAPEMSMETVVERWIVQYESLRSTSPQIVDASYKKTYKKSIVLLRAVYSMLRILPAYKAFRKLCSVNRNSHFDINYKVYSFCSPFSREEEQSMKKYNFTPVDAQQGRLSVSVIYREDLSDFNLDSVISCPPEIITDYVGSPLTPPMRAFPSTSSPKSARATSFPIRARESTSASPFQRPHSWASGLHRDGYSQQFQAFGGSPPLYRSPYEYSTSLTDIQSNRTQTQRIPTYHKSTSDDLLSPPFSSSPSPSPPAYFSAGNPMHSRMRSETAPVSIPHPMMGRSPRYLSPNLSDSSRHSLPPLSPRNTKCDPSPHGSPSGIRSIKKQDSLRAGELCCAPINLGQKISRDAKEDSGRFSSLQSSNSSPRFGFSRSSSRLSFQDDFGDCDFSCPFIVDDVDSTDFHTSQNLDGANVSEVTSQSSSTVKKSQDAAVGALVHMLKMAPPLRQDSSHYTSYASEVEPEKEVGTVSDFFKPRKTSDALEELKVYREMKDVLLSRSAARMAGTEKTGT
- the LOC142548650 gene encoding uncharacterized protein LOC142548650 isoform X2, with product MCSFSKFEILPLPKSLDLLSSPFLSQDGTKAPRNGAKRTPKKHGQPHVKNHSIWALSSDSEPTPNASPARRDGLEKESKKDKDYDLLEQDGESPINQASNVKSPRKKMVKEEEKISKERNVYSDKIEENDAKNNVVREDVSSKNPGPQISSSRLPLLLSEKVQRLKALVECEGDSIDLSGDVGAVGRVVISDDLSNNHEMFLDLKGTIYKTNIVPSRTFCVVSFSQSEAKIEAIMNDFIQLKPQSNVYEAETMVEGTLDGFSFDSEDEVDNLPKAIAQTDEIDAAEDQPVGKTKRAKKTSGVTRKIGKSAAGKPNKKVKKKPLVPKQRKGKK
- the LOC142548650 gene encoding uncharacterized protein LOC142548650 isoform X1, translating into MSNSREDSPDWLRSFQPPTKSAIELSSGSVTPSEHSVSSDKEADSINLSKLFKKQASRISDIDDNGDGRESTVSKPVKGKSPEKTKNIKQTPERKRKKNDDHEKEGTKAPRNGAKRTPKKHGQPHVKNHSIWALSSDSEPTPNASPARRDGLEKESKKDKDYDLLEQDGESPINQASNVKSPRKKMVKEEEKISKERNVYSDKIEENDAKNNVVREDVSSKNPGPQISSSRLPLLLSEKVQRLKALVECEGDSIDLSGDVGAVGRVVISDDLSNNHEMFLDLKGTIYKTNIVPSRTFCVVSFSQSEAKIEAIMNDFIQLKPQSNVYEAETMVEGTLDGFSFDSEDEVDNLPKAIAQTDEIDAAEDQPVGKTKRAKKTSGVTRKIGKSAAGKPNKKVKKKPLVPKQRKGKK